A genomic stretch from Betaproteobacteria bacterium includes:
- a CDS encoding TIGR02099 family protein, with the protein MKFLRLPYYWRLARRLWRWLQWVLLAGFVVGAVAVGVMRMFVLPNVDRFREPIAQAIGQSLGQRVSLGPITGGWAGFRPWLMIRDVAIHDDSGREALHLGRVQAIFGWSSLTSLQVRCRTLSIERLGLTVRRSSDGEITVGGIRVRPDEHAGGFSDWFLVQSHVVVSDADLTWIDEQRTGVPLELKDVQIQFRNRGRNHRFQLNARPAFEVGSAIDVRGEFRSGRTSGLRQWRGRIYLHAPYMNLAAARVWLDLPLRFESGAGNVEAWAEFAGGVLRSATFDLRVAGATARIDDSMPALDIPELQGRIGWLATNDGYEASARRLAFGIGDGQQLPPADVMVRHRYATPRAPARLQIESDRLDLAPVRYFLDRLPVPSALRESLASHRPAGRLVNLAFWIELPEGAPTRYSLNTGFEALSMAPAGPWPGVSGLAGTVTADQHGGSLRLDSGNTAFAAPLIFPDPLRFDQVRAQADWTLVEDGFDVTIRGASAFNSDAAGGASGTYRQRGDGSRRIDLQGSLVRADPAAVWKYVPRVAGEQTRSWLRSALRSGHIPRATVLLQGDLREFPFVQGDGRFEVAIDVRDGVLEFAPGWPPIQDIDGSIKFSANRMDIEAQGHILGARVTRASVVIPDLGSSDLTVQVKGEAEGPTAEFLRYLADSPVGELIGGVARGVGARGDGALKLALSIPIHRLGETAVAGTYTFTANRIENLSILPPLSRVQGVLDFTEKGARVTGATAEVLGNPVRFNVLSQAAGAVRVDARGRIAVDRLAEQTDNPLLGLLRGETEVRAQAVARGDRLEITVDSDLKGLAIDLPAPLGKSMNESVAARLQTQTRDDEVTATLSLGNRGSAVGEFGTQGGAPRLRRAAITFGGASRLPSSAVISLEGTFPRISLEDWTRALERLRANDELDMAAAPTLPLALDLGSETLVAYGREFHEVRLRGSRRGDAWEATLTGREISGQVSWFPKGRGRLVARLERLHVPESSAGVPSPPASAIEGSDLPEFDVTAASFRLGGPDLGSLVLQAVPNGNAWQLRKLDLQNPDGRISAEGGWKSERGKPRTKLNVRAEARDLGKMLDRFGRSANIAGGTARATGTVEWEGTPPRVDLPSLSGFLQVEAHQGRFTQMEPGIGKLFSILSLQALPRRVTLDFRDVFSQGFAFDEILANWTINHGVLRTSDFRMNGTSAKVAMMGELDLVRETQDLEVRVVPSVTDSLALGTAVVNPVVGLMALIVGKVLNNPLDQAIAFEYRITGTWAEPNVSKSKRSPVPGDFGGRR; encoded by the coding sequence GTGAAATTCCTCAGGCTGCCCTACTACTGGCGTCTGGCACGGCGCCTGTGGCGGTGGCTGCAGTGGGTGCTGCTCGCCGGATTCGTCGTGGGCGCAGTCGCCGTCGGGGTCATGCGGATGTTCGTGCTGCCCAACGTGGACCGCTTCCGCGAGCCGATCGCGCAGGCGATCGGACAATCGCTCGGGCAGCGTGTTTCATTGGGGCCCATCACAGGCGGGTGGGCAGGTTTTCGTCCCTGGCTGATGATCCGCGATGTCGCGATCCACGACGACAGTGGCCGGGAGGCGCTGCATCTGGGGCGCGTGCAGGCGATCTTCGGCTGGAGTTCGCTCACCAGTCTGCAGGTGCGGTGCCGCACGCTCTCGATCGAGCGCCTCGGCCTTACCGTGCGCCGGAGCAGCGACGGCGAGATCACCGTGGGTGGGATCCGGGTGCGACCGGATGAGCACGCCGGAGGTTTCAGCGACTGGTTTCTCGTTCAGTCGCATGTGGTGGTCTCGGACGCGGATCTCACATGGATCGACGAACAGCGCACTGGTGTGCCGCTGGAATTGAAGGACGTGCAGATCCAGTTCCGCAATCGCGGGCGCAATCACCGGTTCCAGCTCAATGCGCGTCCGGCGTTCGAGGTCGGTTCGGCGATCGACGTGCGCGGCGAGTTCCGCAGCGGACGAACGTCCGGGTTGCGGCAATGGCGTGGCAGGATCTACCTGCACGCACCCTACATGAATCTCGCGGCCGCCCGTGTCTGGCTCGATCTGCCGCTCCGTTTCGAATCGGGGGCGGGTAACGTGGAAGCCTGGGCCGAGTTTGCGGGAGGCGTCCTGCGCAGTGCGACGTTCGACCTGCGGGTGGCCGGCGCGACCGCCCGTATCGACGATTCGATGCCTGCTCTCGATATCCCGGAACTGCAGGGGCGAATCGGCTGGCTTGCCACGAACGACGGATACGAGGCGTCGGCTCGCCGTCTGGCGTTCGGCATCGGCGATGGCCAGCAGCTTCCGCCCGCCGACGTCATGGTCCGACACCGTTACGCGACGCCCCGCGCGCCCGCGCGGCTGCAGATCGAATCGGACCGGCTCGATCTGGCGCCCGTCAGGTACTTTCTCGACCGGCTGCCCGTTCCGTCCGCATTGCGGGAGTCGCTCGCGTCGCATCGGCCTGCCGGCCGCCTCGTCAACCTCGCGTTCTGGATCGAACTGCCGGAGGGGGCGCCGACCCGCTATTCACTCAATACCGGATTCGAAGCGCTGAGCATGGCGCCGGCCGGGCCCTGGCCCGGCGTCAGCGGGCTTGCGGGCACCGTCACGGCCGACCAGCACGGGGGCAGTCTGCGGCTGGATAGCGGGAACACGGCCTTCGCGGCGCCGCTGATCTTCCCCGATCCGCTGCGCTTCGATCAGGTGCGTGCCCAGGCCGACTGGACACTGGTGGAAGACGGGTTCGACGTGACGATCCGCGGGGCCTCGGCATTCAACTCCGATGCGGCGGGCGGCGCCTCGGGCACTTACCGGCAGCGCGGCGACGGGTCGCGGCGTATCGATCTTCAGGGATCGCTGGTGCGCGCCGACCCGGCGGCCGTGTGGAAATACGTGCCCCGGGTGGCGGGGGAACAGACCCGATCGTGGTTGCGTTCGGCGTTGCGCTCGGGGCACATCCCGCGCGCAACCGTGTTGCTGCAGGGCGATCTGCGGGAGTTTCCTTTCGTTCAGGGCGACGGACGATTCGAGGTGGCCATCGACGTGCGGGACGGGGTGCTCGAGTTCGCACCCGGCTGGCCCCCCATCCAGGATATCGATGGGTCGATCAAGTTCAGTGCCAACCGCATGGACATCGAGGCGCAAGGACACATCCTGGGCGCTCGTGTCACCCGCGCCAGCGTGGTCATTCCCGATCTCGGATCCAGCGATCTCACCGTGCAGGTGAAGGGGGAAGCGGAAGGGCCGACCGCCGAATTCCTTCGCTATCTTGCCGACAGCCCCGTGGGCGAACTGATCGGTGGCGTGGCACGAGGTGTCGGCGCACGCGGGGACGGAGCGCTCAAGCTGGCTCTGTCGATCCCGATCCACCGCCTCGGCGAGACGGCCGTCGCAGGCACGTACACTTTTACCGCCAACCGCATCGAGAATCTGTCCATTCTTCCTCCACTATCCAGGGTCCAGGGCGTGCTGGACTTCACGGAGAAGGGCGCCAGGGTGACGGGGGCCACGGCAGAGGTGCTCGGGAACCCCGTGCGATTCAATGTGCTTTCCCAGGCCGCAGGAGCCGTCCGCGTGGACGCCCGCGGCCGCATCGCCGTGGATCGCCTCGCCGAACAGACGGACAACCCGTTGCTGGGTCTGCTCCGGGGCGAGACGGAGGTGCGCGCCCAGGCCGTTGCGCGAGGAGACCGGCTCGAGATCACGGTCGACTCGGACCTGAAGGGCCTTGCCATCGATCTGCCGGCGCCGCTGGGCAAGTCCATGAACGAGTCCGTGGCGGCGCGACTGCAGACCCAGACCCGCGACGACGAAGTGACAGCCACGCTTTCGCTGGGGAATCGTGGCAGTGCCGTGGGCGAGTTCGGCACGCAAGGAGGGGCGCCCAGGCTCAGGCGGGCGGCGATCACGTTCGGCGGGGCGTCCCGCCTGCCGTCGTCCGCCGTCATCAGTCTCGAAGGGACGTTCCCGCGCATCTCTCTGGAAGACTGGACACGAGCGCTGGAGCGGCTGCGCGCGAATGACGAACTCGATATGGCCGCGGCGCCCACGCTGCCGCTGGCGCTGGATCTGGGGAGCGAAACCCTGGTTGCCTACGGCAGGGAATTCCACGAGGTGCGGCTGCGCGGCAGCCGGCGTGGTGACGCGTGGGAGGCAACGCTGACCGGGCGGGAGATTTCCGGCCAGGTCTCGTGGTTTCCCAAGGGACGAGGCCGCCTGGTGGCGAGACTCGAGCGATTGCACGTTCCCGAGTCATCGGCCGGCGTTCCTTCGCCCCCGGCAAGTGCCATCGAAGGGTCGGATCTGCCCGAGTTCGACGTGACGGCCGCCAGTTTCCGGCTCGGCGGGCCGGACCTTGGAAGCCTCGTCCTGCAAGCCGTTCCCAATGGCAATGCATGGCAGTTGCGCAAGCTCGATCTGCAGAACCCGGATGGCCGGATCTCGGCGGAAGGCGGGTGGAAATCGGAACGGGGGAAACCGCGGACCAAGCTCAACGTGCGGGCGGAGGCGCGCGACCTGGGCAAGATGCTGGATCGCTTCGGGCGGTCGGCGAACATCGCGGGCGGGACGGCCCGGGCGACTGGAACGGTCGAATGGGAGGGCACGCCTCCGCGGGTGGACCTCCCCAGCCTGTCCGGATTTCTCCAGGTCGAGGCGCACCAGGGCCGCTTCACCCAGATGGAGCCAGGCATCGGCAAGCTCTTCTCGATCCTGAGTCTGCAGGCCTTGCCGCGCCGGGTAACGCTCGATTTCAGGGACGTCTTCAGCCAGGGTTTCGCATTCGATGAGATCCTCGCCAACTGGACCATCAACCACGGCGTCCTGCGCACGTCGGATTTCCGCATGAACGGCACGAGCGCCAAGGTCGCGATGATGGGAGAACTGGATCTCGTGCGGGAAACGCAGGACCTCGAGGTCCGCGTCGTTCCCTCTGTGACCGACAGCCTTGCGCTCGGCACCGCCGTGGTCAACCCCGTGGTCGGACTCATGGCGCTCATCGTAGGCAAGGTGCTCAACAATCCGCTCGACCAGGCCATCGCGTTCGAGTACCGGATAACGGGGACCTGGGCCGAACCGAATGTGAGCAAGTCGAAGCGTTCCCCGGTTCCCGGAGACTTCGGCGGCCGGCGATGA
- a CDS encoding carbon-nitrogen hydrolase family protein, whose product MTDILPVAAIQTVSGPIVAENLAVAGELIAQSVSAGARLIVLPEYFAIMGLRDTDKVDAAERPGQGPIQEFLSTQARDAGVWIVGGSVPLVSPVPGKIYNACLVYSPSGERVARYDKIHLFGLELSGESFSEARTITRGDSIVTVPTEWGRIGLSICYDVRFPELYRAMGAVDLITVPSAFTATTGQAHWETLLRARAIENQAYVVAPAQGGVHPSGRRTHGHSMIVDPWGTVLACRETGPGVVIAPVKLSEVARVRTALPALSHRRLEGKT is encoded by the coding sequence ATGACCGATATCCTTCCAGTTGCTGCCATCCAGACCGTCTCCGGCCCCATCGTGGCGGAAAATCTCGCCGTCGCCGGTGAACTGATCGCGCAGTCCGTCTCCGCCGGGGCGCGGCTCATCGTCCTGCCCGAGTACTTCGCCATCATGGGTCTGCGGGATACCGACAAGGTCGATGCGGCGGAAAGACCTGGACAGGGACCCATCCAGGAGTTCCTGTCCACGCAGGCGCGGGACGCGGGGGTGTGGATCGTCGGCGGGTCGGTTCCTCTCGTGTCTCCGGTGCCCGGAAAGATCTACAACGCCTGCCTTGTCTATTCCCCTTCCGGGGAACGCGTGGCCCGCTACGACAAGATCCATCTCTTCGGGCTGGAACTCTCCGGCGAGTCGTTCTCGGAGGCCCGGACCATCACCCGCGGAGATAGCATCGTCACGGTGCCGACCGAGTGGGGCCGGATCGGCCTCTCGATCTGTTACGACGTGCGTTTTCCCGAACTCTACCGGGCCATGGGCGCAGTCGATCTCATCACGGTCCCTTCGGCGTTCACGGCAACGACCGGACAGGCCCACTGGGAAACACTGCTGCGCGCCCGGGCCATCGAGAACCAGGCGTACGTCGTCGCACCGGCGCAGGGCGGCGTCCATCCGAGCGGGCGCCGGACGCACGGCCATTCCATGATCGTCGATCCGTGGGGCACGGTTCTCGCGTGCCGCGAGACCGGGCCGGGCGTGGTCATCGCCCCGGTGAAACTCTCCGAAGTGGCGCGGGTCCGAACGGCATTGCCTGCACTATCGCATCGACGGCTGGAGGGAAAGACGTGA